The following are encoded together in the Triticum dicoccoides isolate Atlit2015 ecotype Zavitan chromosome 6B, WEW_v2.0, whole genome shotgun sequence genome:
- the LOC119320886 gene encoding uncharacterized protein LOC119320886 codes for MDHAGPRSAPTDPAGSGAPPPPTAEELSRRASGSGGGGAAEACGAAPAAQLGDPRVGILESSDQAQGRVHPCNKKDIPQFSAEGATKCEYRAPSLPRTGALLQLEPACLTLGRASDAVLAESLHDANPLARGKENIRADLQLKADAKHSENRMSDAPLGLDLNRVGSSDVAEVNPFFPYKKLGQSKVSDPSECGSTTGATGESESHRKWREMKQNGFLSSTHGTAVAPKPRGRPPKRKRDDELKRSTSTQNEQTKFTKVAAPSGLLSGLNPGIINHVRNSKQVYSIIKAMVRSEELENASQPGLAGQIGERGKEAIERIQDQKYGDSLMKCHLMMEGNNAMFHHQLPSASKFLAGGGDNLKLQLSSTITMASDRTCSTLDHESQHDYMTVLSVKAASVASQWLELLQQDIRGRLAALKRSRKRVRNALQTELPHLISTEFSSSQENEPSIAHSSEAGPTGKTVSEEHAARWRSLFLQMERTLQEEGRHLEIRLKEVQGMLQNCDKGLQQVTCEAPLLGPMAELWKLKNPEISESEWAVQAAAASIYSTCNLVMKTENVPCF; via the exons ATGGACCACGCCGGCCCGCGCTCCGCCCCGACGGATCCCGCCGGATcgggcgcgccgccgccgccgacggccgAG GAATTGTCCAGAAGGGCGTCCgggagcgggggcggcggcgctgcggaggCATGCGGTGCGGCTCCGGCGGCCCAATTGGGAG ATCCGAGGGTGGGGATTTTGGAATCTTCAGATCAAGCACAGGGACGTGTACATCCATGTAATAAGAAGGACATACCTCAATTTTCTGCTGAAGGCGCCACAAAATGTGAATATAGGGCCCCTTCATTGCCTCGGACTGGTGCACTTCTGCAGTTAGAACCTGCTTGCCTGACCTTGGGCCGTGCTTCGGATGCAGTTTTGGCTGAAAGTTTGCATGATGCCaatcctttggcacgtggcaaagAGAACATCCGGGCAGACTTGCAACTTAAGGCTGATGCAAAACACAGTGAAAATAGGATGAGTGATGCACCCCTTGGGTTGGATCTTAATAGAGTGGGTTCTTCTGATGTGGCAGAGGTAAATCCGTTCTTTCCTTACAAGAAGCTGGGTCAGTCCAAAGTTAGTGATCCATCAGAATGTGGTAGTACAACTGGTGCTACAGGAGAAAGTGAGTCACATAGAAAGTGGAGAGAAATGAAGCAGAATGGGTTCCTTTCTTCAACCCATGGAACTGCAGTGGCACCTAAGCCACGCGGTCGACCCCCCAAGCGGAAAAGGGATGATGAGCTCAAGAGAAGCACTTCTACCCAGAATGAACAGACAAAGTTCACGAAGGTTGCTGCTCCCAGTGGCCTATTATCTGGGCTGAATCCAGGAATAATAAATCATGTGAGAAATAGCAAGCAAGTATACTCAATAATAAAGGCAATGGTACGCTCTGAGGAGCTTGAGAACGCAAGCCAGCCTGGTCTTGCTGGCCAAATAGGTGAAAGAGGTAAAGAAGCTATAGAGAGAATTCAGGACCAGAAGTATGGGGATAGTTTGATGAAGTGCCATCTCATGATGGAAGGTAATAATGCAATGTTTCACCATCAGCTGCCTAGCGCATCAAAATTCCTCGCAGGGGGTGGTGACAATCTGAAATTGCAACTCTCATCAACAATCACTATGGCTTCGGATAGGACATGTAGTACATTAGATCATGAATCTCAACATGATTACATGACTGTGCTATCAGTTAAGG CTGCCAGTGTTGCCTCTCAATGGCTGGAGCTTCTACAGCAGGACATACGAGGGCGGCTTGCTG CTTTGAAGCGCAGTAGGAAGAGAGTGAGGAATGCTCTTCAAACTGAACTGCCGCACCTGATATCAACAGAATTCTCATCTAGTCAAGAGAATGAACCATCCATTGCACATTCTTCTGAAGCTGGGCCCACTGGAAAAACAGTTTCAGAAGAACATGCTGCACGGTGGAGGTCTCTATTCCTTCAGATGGAAAGAACACTGCAGGAGGAGGGAAGGCACTTG GAAATTCGGTTGAAGGAAGTGCAAGGAATGTTGCAGAATTGTGATAAAGGCCTGCAACAAGTGACCTGTGAGGCTCCACTGCTAGGCCCAATGGCTGAATTATG GAAGCTGAAGAACCCGGAGATTTCCGAGAGCGAGTGGGCAGTGCAAGCTGCCGCGGCGTCCATCTACTCGACGTGCAACCTGGTCATGAAGACCGAGAACGTCCCGTGCTTCTGA